Proteins encoded together in one Caldicellulosiruptor saccharolyticus DSM 8903 window:
- a CDS encoding radical SAM protein, producing MPASTNSLKIDRLISGGVITNYFCSSRCRHCLYNSSPSWKKEYITPQMADKVFKTLKKFGVYSVHIGGGEPFLNFEGLKKVVEKANENGVYIEYIETNASWVENEKEAKQKLKDLKSLGIETILVSISPFHNEYIPLKKVLKLINLLKEVGIEIFPWVEGFLPEIKRFDIEKTHPFSEYIDTFGENYVKSLPLRYYLTLNGRAIKTFEEFFPKKSIEEILENSSPCHELNSKTHFHMDLFGNFIPNPCVGFKISIDDLGKDLDDKKYFFVNMLYTKGIHELFRFAKENFGYKPQKSYLHKCSLCFDIRRFLVLKKNVEAFDLGPREFYEQY from the coding sequence ATGCCAGCTTCAACTAACAGTCTTAAAATTGACAGACTTATCTCTGGTGGGGTTATAACAAACTACTTCTGCTCATCAAGGTGCAGGCATTGTCTTTACAACAGCTCACCTTCATGGAAAAAAGAGTATATAACTCCGCAGATGGCAGACAAGGTCTTTAAGACCTTAAAAAAGTTTGGAGTTTACTCTGTTCATATAGGCGGTGGTGAGCCTTTTTTGAATTTTGAAGGTCTTAAAAAGGTTGTAGAGAAGGCAAATGAAAATGGAGTGTACATAGAGTACATTGAGACAAACGCATCATGGGTGGAAAATGAAAAAGAGGCAAAGCAAAAGCTAAAAGATCTAAAAAGCCTTGGAATAGAAACTATTTTGGTATCAATCAGTCCATTTCACAATGAATACATTCCACTCAAAAAAGTGTTAAAGCTAATAAACCTTTTAAAAGAAGTTGGGATTGAAATCTTTCCTTGGGTAGAAGGGTTTTTGCCTGAGATAAAGAGATTTGATATTGAAAAAACACATCCCTTTTCAGAATACATAGATACCTTTGGAGAAAACTATGTAAAATCGCTACCTTTGCGCTATTACCTTACATTAAATGGAAGGGCAATAAAAACTTTTGAAGAATTCTTCCCTAAAAAGAGTATTGAGGAAATACTCGAAAACTCATCTCCCTGCCATGAACTAAACAGCAAGACTCATTTTCATATGGACCTTTTTGGAAATTTTATCCCAAACCCATGTGTGGGATTTAAAATTTCTATTGATGACTTGGGAAAAGATCTTGATGACAAAAAGTATTTTTTTGTAAATATGCTCTACACAAAAGGTATTCATGAGCTTTTCAGGTTTGCTAAAGAAAACTTTGGATATAAGCCTCAAAAGAGCTACCTTCACAAGTGCAGCCTGTGCTTTGATATAAGAAGGTTTTTGGTATTAAAAAAAAACGTAGAGGCATTTGACCTTGGACCAAGAGAGTTTTATGAACAGTATTGA
- the rsmA gene encoding 16S rRNA (adenine(1518)-N(6)/adenine(1519)-N(6))-dimethyltransferase RsmA — translation MTISELLSLLEKYSLKPNKKLGQNFLIDENIVRKIVNFAKIDQKEVLEIGAGPGTLTTFLSQKAKKVFAVEIDKKILNVLKEVCQNLSNVEIINQDFLELNVKNLTSTQKLCVVGNLPYYVTSQILFKLFEERNYIESFTIMVQKEVAQRLLAKPGSKDYGILTVAMNFYCKVEDFFYVSKNVFFPRPEVDSTVLKVSFKEDIPDVDEKKFFKIVHACFSTRRKTILNSLSNSLGIEKAELKHILEKTSLQENLRAEDLSLEHFVRLYKELESRI, via the coding sequence ATTACAATTTCTGAGCTTCTTTCACTTCTTGAAAAGTATAGTCTTAAGCCAAATAAAAAACTTGGTCAAAATTTCTTGATTGATGAAAACATTGTAAGAAAGATAGTGAATTTTGCAAAGATTGATCAAAAAGAGGTTTTGGAGATTGGAGCAGGACCTGGGACCTTGACAACATTTCTCTCTCAAAAGGCAAAAAAAGTCTTTGCAGTTGAGATTGACAAAAAGATTTTGAATGTCTTAAAAGAGGTTTGCCAGAATCTCTCAAATGTAGAAATAATAAACCAGGATTTTCTTGAACTTAATGTTAAAAATTTAACAAGCACTCAAAAACTCTGTGTTGTTGGCAATCTACCGTATTATGTAACTTCACAGATTCTATTCAAGTTATTTGAGGAAAGAAATTATATAGAGTCATTTACAATTATGGTTCAGAAGGAAGTTGCACAGAGACTTTTAGCAAAACCTGGTTCAAAGGACTATGGGATTTTGACAGTGGCAATGAACTTTTATTGTAAAGTAGAAGACTTCTTTTATGTTAGCAAGAATGTCTTTTTTCCAAGACCTGAGGTTGACTCAACTGTTTTGAAGGTAAGCTTCAAAGAAGATATTCCTGATGTTGATGAGAAAAAGTTTTTCAAGATAGTTCACGCCTGTTTTTCTACACGAAGAAAGACCATTTTGAACTCTCTTTCAAATTCTCTTGGGATTGAAAAGGCAGAACTAAAGCACATATTAGAAAAGACTTCTTTGCAGGAAAATTTGAGGGCAGAGGATTTGAGTTTGGAACATTTTGTAAGACTTTACAAAGAACTTGAAAGTAGAATTTAA
- the yajC gene encoding preprotein translocase subunit YajC — MKLFNLLFEVAFATNNTQSSSNQAPAGATWVVVFTQLILPLILMFAIFYIFIILPQRRREKQFRDMINSLIVGDEIVTNGGIVGKIVNIKDDILTIEVGADRVKLKVYKWAVKEVLKKAEPRD, encoded by the coding sequence ATGAAACTGTTTAATCTTTTGTTTGAGGTAGCTTTTGCGACAAACAACACTCAAAGCTCATCGAATCAGGCTCCAGCAGGGGCTACTTGGGTGGTAGTCTTTACCCAGCTTATTCTTCCGTTGATTTTGATGTTTGCTATCTTTTACATCTTTATAATCCTTCCGCAGCGAAGAAGAGAAAAACAGTTCAGAGACATGATAAATTCACTCATTGTTGGTGATGAGATAGTAACAAACGGTGGGATTGTTGGAAAGATTGTGAATATCAAGGATGACATTCTGACAATTGAGGTAGGGGCTGACAGGGTAAAGCTAAAGGTTTACAAATGGGCTGTAAAGGAAGTTTTGAAGAAGGCTGAGCCAAGAGATTAA
- a CDS encoding glycosyltransferase family 2 protein — translation MPLRVYFVIPCFNEEEMLPFTIQKMGEKLQSLIEKELISDKSKVVFVDDGSRDRTWDLIKAAAEDKRFLGVKLSRNCGHQNALMAGMSYAVKFADCIITLDADLQDDINVIDEFIQKYKEGYEIVYGVRSSRKTDTFFKRFTAEGFYKLMKAFGVEIVFNHADYRLMSKRAVQYLLQFEERNLFLRGMIPLIGLKSTVVYYERLERVAGKTKYPLKKMLSFAFEGITSFSVKPIKYITTAGFLMFLLSFLILIYAIVQKLRGQAVTGWTSLTISIWFIGGLQLVALGLIGEYIGKIYKEVKRRPLYFIEEIAGDE, via the coding sequence ATGCCACTGAGAGTATACTTTGTAATCCCCTGTTTTAACGAAGAAGAAATGCTGCCTTTCACAATTCAAAAGATGGGTGAAAAACTGCAAAGCCTCATTGAAAAAGAGCTAATTTCTGATAAAAGCAAAGTTGTCTTTGTTGACGATGGAAGCCGTGATAGAACGTGGGATCTAATCAAAGCTGCTGCAGAGGATAAGAGATTTTTGGGGGTCAAACTTTCGCGAAACTGTGGGCATCAAAACGCCCTTATGGCAGGAATGAGCTATGCTGTAAAGTTTGCTGATTGTATAATTACATTGGATGCAGATTTGCAGGACGATATCAATGTCATTGATGAGTTTATTCAAAAGTACAAGGAAGGCTATGAGATTGTGTATGGAGTGAGAAGCAGCAGAAAAACAGATACGTTTTTCAAAAGGTTTACTGCAGAGGGCTTTTATAAACTAATGAAGGCATTTGGAGTTGAGATTGTTTTTAATCATGCTGATTACAGGCTCATGAGTAAAAGAGCAGTCCAGTATCTTTTGCAGTTTGAAGAGAGAAACTTGTTCTTAAGAGGTATGATTCCATTAATTGGCTTAAAATCAACAGTTGTCTACTATGAAAGATTAGAAAGAGTAGCAGGAAAGACAAAGTATCCGCTCAAGAAAATGCTCTCTTTTGCTTTTGAAGGGATTACATCTTTTTCGGTAAAGCCCATAAAGTATATCACAACAGCTGGTTTTTTGATGTTTTTGCTAAGTTTTCTAATTCTTATATATGCAATAGTACAGAAATTAAGAGGACAAGCTGTCACAGGCTGGACTTCGCTTACAATTTCAATTTGGTTTATAGGCGGGCTTCAGCTTGTTGCCTTAGGGCTCATTGGTGAGTATATTGGCAAAATTTATAAAGAGGTCAAAAGAAGGCCTTTATACTTCATTGAGGAGATAGCAGGGGATGAATAA
- a CDS encoding GtrA family protein: protein MNNFSYFVEKINLYKKQIVQLVKFSIVGVINTAVDFAVFFLFYSVFRISYSLSQVFGYTSGMINSFIMNKKWTFEDKTTGKVIITKLLKFVITNLVSLGSSIVVLKLSKTYLSNSILIAKILATLCAQMINYLSYKYWVFNKF from the coding sequence ATGAATAATTTTAGCTATTTTGTAGAAAAGATAAATTTGTACAAAAAGCAAATAGTCCAGCTTGTGAAATTTTCGATAGTTGGGGTTATAAATACAGCAGTTGACTTTGCAGTATTTTTTCTTTTTTATTCTGTCTTTCGTATCAGTTACTCACTCAGTCAGGTTTTTGGATACACAAGCGGCATGATAAATAGCTTTATAATGAACAAAAAGTGGACATTCGAAGACAAAACCACCGGCAAAGTAATAATTACAAAGCTGTTAAAATTCGTGATTACAAACCTTGTTTCATTAGGATCTTCAATTGTTGTCTTAAAACTTTCAAAAACCTACCTATCAAATTCAATTTTAATCGCCAAAATTCTTGCAACTCTTTGCGCTCAGATGATAAACTATTTATCGTATAAGTATTGGGTATTTAACAAATTTTGA
- a CDS encoding phosphoenolpyruvate carboxykinase (GTP): protein MVEVNLHPSVYQWIDEMAKITKPDKIVWIDGSEEEKERLIKEALQTGELMELNQEKLPGCYLHRTHPSDVARVEDRTFICTPTKEEAGPTNNWMDPNEAYRMLYSLFDGSMKARTMYVVPYLMGPVGSPYSKVGIELTDSIYVVLNLRIMARIGDVALRHLGSSPDFVKGLHSKATLDPEKRYICHFPQDNTIMSVNSGYGGNVILSKKCFALRIASYLGKKEGWLAEHMLIVGIEDPSGKVTYIAGAFPSACGKTNLAMLIPPEPLKKLGYKVWTVGDDIAWMRIGEDGRLWAINPEAGFFGVAPGTSYKTNPNAMETIKRNTIYTNVLLKEDGTVWWEGMDGEPPERGIDWLGRPWTKDSGEKGAHPNARFTAPAAQCPSISKEWENPKGVPISAIIFGGRRAKVAPLVYEAFDWQHGVYVGATMASETTAAAMGKVGVVRRDPMAMLPFCGYNMADYFAHWLEMGKKIPKPPKIFHVNWFRQDENGKFIWPGFGENLRVLKWIIERCEGKVGAKETPIGYVPYVDDLYLEGLDIDKETVEKLLEIDKELWLKEAEDARQFLSQFGERLPKELIEENEKLKQRLLR, encoded by the coding sequence GTGGTAGAGGTGAACTTGCATCCGTCTGTGTATCAATGGATTGACGAGATGGCAAAAATTACAAAGCCAGACAAGATTGTCTGGATAGATGGGTCTGAAGAAGAAAAAGAGAGGCTTATTAAAGAAGCTCTTCAGACGGGTGAGCTGATGGAACTCAACCAGGAAAAGCTTCCAGGGTGTTATCTTCACAGAACACATCCGAGCGATGTTGCAAGGGTTGAAGACAGGACATTTATCTGCACTCCAACAAAAGAAGAGGCAGGTCCAACAAACAACTGGATGGACCCGAACGAGGCTTATAGGATGCTCTACTCACTTTTTGACGGTTCAATGAAAGCTCGAACAATGTATGTTGTTCCATACTTGATGGGACCTGTTGGCTCGCCATACTCAAAAGTAGGCATTGAGCTGACAGATAGCATCTATGTTGTACTTAACTTAAGAATCATGGCAAGAATTGGTGATGTTGCGCTAAGACATCTTGGCTCTTCTCCTGACTTTGTAAAAGGACTTCACTCAAAAGCAACACTTGATCCAGAGAAAAGATACATTTGCCACTTTCCACAGGACAACACCATCATGAGCGTAAACTCAGGATATGGTGGCAATGTCATCCTTTCTAAAAAATGTTTTGCGCTCAGAATTGCAAGCTACTTAGGGAAAAAAGAAGGCTGGCTTGCAGAACACATGCTGATTGTCGGAATTGAAGACCCAAGCGGTAAGGTAACATACATCGCAGGTGCGTTCCCAAGCGCATGTGGAAAGACAAACCTTGCTATGTTAATTCCGCCAGAGCCGCTCAAAAAGCTTGGATATAAAGTTTGGACTGTTGGTGACGACATTGCATGGATGAGAATAGGCGAGGATGGAAGGCTTTGGGCTATTAACCCTGAAGCAGGGTTTTTTGGAGTTGCACCTGGCACAAGCTACAAGACAAATCCGAATGCGATGGAGACAATAAAGAGAAATACTATATATACAAACGTTCTTTTAAAAGAAGATGGAACAGTTTGGTGGGAAGGTATGGATGGTGAGCCGCCAGAGAGAGGTATTGACTGGCTTGGAAGACCATGGACAAAAGACAGTGGTGAAAAGGGTGCTCACCCCAATGCAAGGTTCACAGCACCAGCTGCACAGTGTCCGTCAATCTCAAAAGAGTGGGAGAACCCAAAAGGTGTGCCAATTTCAGCTATTATATTTGGTGGAAGAAGAGCAAAGGTTGCTCCGCTTGTATATGAAGCGTTTGATTGGCAGCATGGTGTATATGTGGGTGCAACAATGGCCTCCGAGACAACAGCTGCAGCAATGGGTAAGGTGGGTGTAGTTCGTCGCGACCCAATGGCAATGCTTCCATTCTGTGGTTATAATATGGCAGACTATTTTGCACACTGGCTTGAGATGGGTAAAAAGATTCCAAAACCTCCCAAGATCTTCCATGTGAACTGGTTTAGACAAGACGAAAATGGCAAGTTCATTTGGCCAGGATTTGGTGAGAACTTGAGAGTGCTCAAGTGGATAATCGAAAGATGTGAAGGTAAAGTAGGAGCAAAGGAAACACCAATTGGATATGTTCCATATGTAGATGATCTTTACTTAGAAGGTCTTGATATAGACAAAGAGACTGTAGAAAAGCTTCTTGAAATAGACAAAGAGCTGTGGCTCAAGGAAGCAGAAGATGCAAGACAGTTTTTAAGCCAGTTCGGAGAAAGACTTCCCAAAGAGCTCATTGAAGAGAACGAAAAACTAAAACAAAGGCTTTTAAGGTAA
- a CDS encoding mannose-1-phosphate guanylyltransferase, whose protein sequence is MEYACILSGGSGLRLWPKSRKAFPKQFLKLFGDKSFLEMTYDRIKKILPQDRIFIVTHINYRSHLKLLLPQVKDENLVFEPEQKETLACIALVCMHVLKKDPDSILGVFPSDHFISNIEKFESAMKKGYELAKKDHIVCFGILPTRAETNYGYIKRGKKIGEGLFLTERFIEKPDSKKAKYLIKSGYLWNSGIYIFKVSTFLRELKRYMPHYYDIFMRIFSAISNENYIEELKKGYKLLEKVSVDKAIMEKTKKLVVCISEFEWDDVGTWSAFERILRKDENGNVIKTEAIVSESKNCIIFSDKFVMALGIKDIILVSVEDAILICHKSKEREIKDIIQGIALNEKYKRFL, encoded by the coding sequence ATGGAATATGCCTGTATATTATCAGGTGGTAGCGGACTTAGACTTTGGCCAAAGAGCAGAAAAGCTTTTCCAAAACAATTTTTAAAGTTGTTTGGCGACAAAAGTTTTTTGGAAATGACCTATGACAGAATAAAAAAGATTTTACCTCAAGATAGAATCTTCATAGTAACACATATAAACTATCGAAGCCATCTTAAGCTGTTGCTACCCCAAGTAAAAGATGAAAACTTGGTTTTTGAACCCGAACAGAAGGAGACCCTTGCGTGCATTGCTTTGGTATGCATGCACGTTTTGAAAAAAGACCCGGATAGTATATTAGGTGTGTTTCCTTCAGATCACTTTATATCTAATATTGAGAAATTTGAATCTGCAATGAAAAAAGGGTATGAACTTGCTAAAAAAGATCACATTGTATGTTTTGGTATCCTCCCTACAAGGGCTGAGACAAATTATGGGTATATAAAAAGGGGAAAAAAGATAGGAGAAGGTTTATTTTTGACAGAAAGATTTATAGAAAAGCCTGATAGCAAAAAAGCGAAGTATTTGATAAAGTCGGGATATCTTTGGAATAGCGGAATCTATATTTTCAAGGTCTCTACTTTTCTAAGAGAACTAAAAAGATACATGCCGCACTACTATGACATCTTTATGAGGATATTTTCAGCTATCTCAAATGAGAATTATATAGAAGAGTTGAAAAAAGGCTACAAGCTTCTTGAAAAAGTTTCTGTTGACAAGGCAATCATGGAAAAGACAAAAAAGCTTGTTGTGTGCATCTCTGAGTTTGAATGGGATGATGTGGGGACTTGGAGTGCATTTGAGAGGATTTTAAGGAAAGATGAAAATGGCAATGTTATAAAAACAGAGGCGATTGTCAGTGAATCAAAAAATTGCATAATATTTTCTGACAAGTTTGTAATGGCACTTGGGATAAAAGACATTATTTTAGTGTCAGTTGAAGATGCAATCTTGATTTGTCATAAGTCCAAAGAGAGAGAAATCAAGGATATAATTCAAGGAATAGCTTTGAATGAAAAATACAAAAGGTTCTTATGA
- a CDS encoding ArnT family glycosyltransferase produces MVNITSKVLKNTLIYFVYVIIILFVLYVFEKIFLNGNIDYILPTRIPKPLSRLLLLLSVLIGSIILVLANSKINISQLNDKYILVTLFITATLLSLPLIFFSEIMPNSDFLTYYLIAKNLLNGKIFIPNYIAVFPHTIAFPTFLSFVFHLFGPSILSAQLTGIVLSSLSVVFVYLIGQEVSKRQYGFMAALIWTLMLSRIFYSILICTENLFNAIALLAALIFLKTMNNTLPIKNKYLNFVLIGVLFAILNSIRPNGIIVFIAFIVFYLLFFEYESDRENVFFLFKIHLKKGLIVKSFFVLTVFIAYFLISFSINLAIESKIKQQIATPRIGWNMYVGLNVSSHGQWNKKDSELFSKLIKEKGPQQVQKTFFELGIKRLQDIIKDKKMKRFILDKVITMWHADHESYDYAAGAQPKNSRAKLKFSRNNKAAKLIFDTYYYIVLFTSLLELIMLTIKRGGLKPVILIGCFIILGTILLHIPFEVALRYKNHALLWFCFISANRIVTISEKITISSKLNVNN; encoded by the coding sequence ATGGTTAATATAACTTCAAAAGTTTTAAAAAACACCTTAATTTATTTCGTATATGTCATTATCATTCTTTTTGTATTGTATGTTTTTGAAAAAATTTTTCTTAATGGAAACATAGACTACATACTACCTACTCGAATCCCAAAACCTCTATCAAGATTGCTCCTTTTATTGTCAGTACTTATTGGAAGCATAATTCTTGTACTAGCAAATAGCAAAATAAATATTTCTCAGCTCAATGACAAATACATATTGGTTACATTGTTTATCACTGCAACATTACTTTCACTACCATTAATATTTTTTTCTGAAATTATGCCTAACTCTGATTTTTTAACTTATTACTTGATAGCTAAAAATTTACTTAATGGAAAAATATTTATCCCAAATTATATAGCAGTATTCCCGCATACAATTGCGTTCCCTACCTTTTTGTCTTTTGTTTTTCACTTGTTTGGCCCATCAATACTCTCAGCACAATTAACAGGCATAGTTCTTTCATCACTATCAGTTGTTTTTGTCTATCTAATTGGGCAAGAAGTTAGTAAAAGGCAATATGGGTTTATGGCTGCTTTAATTTGGACTTTAATGCTATCTAGAATTTTCTATTCAATCTTAATATGTACAGAAAACTTATTTAATGCCATAGCACTATTAGCTGCGTTGATATTTTTAAAAACAATGAACAATACCCTACCAATAAAGAATAAATATTTAAATTTCGTTTTAATTGGCGTTTTATTTGCCATATTGAATAGCATTAGACCTAATGGCATTATTGTATTTATAGCATTTATTGTATTTTATCTTTTGTTTTTTGAATATGAAAGTGACAGAGAGAATGTTTTTTTTCTTTTCAAAATTCATTTAAAAAAGGGGCTAATAGTAAAAAGTTTTTTTGTGCTAACGGTTTTTATTGCATATTTCTTGATTTCATTTTCAATTAATCTTGCTATTGAATCAAAAATTAAACAACAAATTGCAACCCCAAGAATTGGGTGGAACATGTATGTGGGCCTGAATGTATCCTCGCACGGTCAATGGAATAAAAAAGATTCTGAATTATTTAGTAAATTAATAAAAGAAAAAGGTCCCCAACAAGTTCAGAAAACCTTTTTTGAGCTTGGCATTAAAAGATTACAAGACATTATAAAAGACAAAAAAATGAAAAGATTTATCCTTGATAAAGTAATTACAATGTGGCATGCTGACCATGAATCTTATGATTACGCTGCAGGAGCTCAACCAAAAAATTCAAGAGCAAAGCTAAAGTTTTCACGAAATAATAAGGCTGCAAAACTTATCTTTGATACTTATTACTACATTGTTTTATTTACCTCCTTGTTGGAATTAATAATGCTAACAATAAAGAGAGGAGGTTTAAAACCAGTAATTCTAATAGGATGCTTTATTATCTTAGGAACTATTTTGTTACACATCCCTTTCGAAGTAGCATTAAGATATAAAAACCATGCTTTGTTATGGTTTTGTTTTATTTCAGCTAATAGAATAGTTACAATTTCAGAAAAAATTACAATATCAAGTAAGCTAAATGTAAATAATTAA
- a CDS encoding glycosyltransferase family 39 protein translates to MQNTVGRLDTFFRYIVVVLLGLAIVLSFQFRIVALTHKKISFVVMVILLLSAFLIFNIWLFIFRKLANKKLAILLLILVIAAPRLIWIFLMPTKPVSDYLCFYSYAQKASQGFLKGYDMTFTLFRFRFGYSLILALVFKIFGSSIIVGKFFNVFLSVILGLIIYFTVDYLFGKEAATYSAVLYAFWPSQIMYNSVLASEHPFIVFFVLGLYFLLRAIKEKKAIFGIFAGVLVAISNHIRPVAVVIIIAMVFLFALKALCKDFKILKSAILSIISYVITFYTVGYLIFSLTGIPVWKTSMGLNLMIGTDYTTYGMNNPKHSLFVKKYAYDFQKMHGEAMKIGLERLRKETKKFIAILPRKHAIIWGDDSFGYFWSTYKVYKTTNFVDLVKNHPTIFYMFSQLYYYAILIYIILGILSSKKNANKEIFLFLNLIFLGYVVLHIFLEVQPRYHYPAIFTLFLLSGQGIKWLREKLKRFQYCS, encoded by the coding sequence ATGCAAAATACAGTAGGAAGACTTGACACATTTTTTAGATACATTGTTGTAGTGCTTTTAGGATTAGCCATTGTTTTGTCATTTCAGTTTCGGATAGTTGCTCTTACACATAAGAAAATAAGTTTTGTTGTGATGGTTATTCTTCTTTTGTCAGCTTTTTTAATCTTTAATATTTGGCTTTTTATATTTCGAAAACTGGCAAACAAAAAACTCGCTATACTCTTGTTAATTCTTGTTATAGCAGCTCCAAGACTTATATGGATTTTTTTGATGCCAACAAAGCCAGTTTCGGACTATTTATGTTTTTATTCCTATGCCCAAAAAGCTTCTCAAGGCTTTTTAAAAGGGTATGACATGACTTTTACACTCTTTAGGTTCAGATTTGGATATTCATTAATTTTGGCACTTGTTTTCAAGATTTTTGGAAGCAGCATAATTGTAGGAAAATTTTTCAATGTGTTTCTTTCAGTAATTTTAGGACTTATCATATATTTTACTGTTGACTATCTTTTTGGCAAAGAAGCAGCCACATATTCAGCAGTTTTGTATGCCTTCTGGCCATCGCAGATAATGTATAATTCAGTTTTGGCGTCTGAACACCCGTTTATTGTGTTTTTTGTGCTGGGGCTGTATTTTTTGTTAAGGGCAATAAAAGAGAAAAAAGCCATTTTTGGCATATTTGCAGGAGTCCTTGTGGCAATTTCAAATCATATAAGACCTGTTGCTGTTGTGATCATAATTGCGATGGTTTTCTTGTTTGCACTAAAAGCTCTTTGTAAAGATTTTAAAATCTTAAAAAGTGCTATCTTAAGTATAATTTCATACGTTATTACATTCTATACAGTAGGATATCTAATTTTTAGTCTCACAGGCATTCCAGTGTGGAAAACCTCAATGGGGCTTAATCTCATGATTGGTACAGACTATACAACATATGGTATGAACAATCCTAAACATTCTTTGTTTGTTAAAAAATATGCTTATGATTTTCAAAAGATGCACGGTGAGGCTATGAAAATAGGTTTAGAGAGACTCAGAAAAGAGACAAAAAAATTTATCGCTATTCTCCCTCGCAAACATGCTATTATCTGGGGCGATGATAGCTTTGGGTATTTTTGGAGCACTTATAAGGTTTACAAAACTACAAATTTTGTAGATCTTGTAAAGAATCATCCAACCATTTTCTATATGTTCTCGCAGCTATATTACTATGCAATTTTGATTTACATCATTTTAGGGATTCTCTCATCTAAAAAAAATGCCAACAAAGAAATTTTTCTTTTTTTAAATCTTATATTCCTTGGCTATGTTGTATTACACATATTTTTAGAAGTTCAACCTCGTTATCACTATCCTGCAATTTTCACACTCTTTTTGTTAAGCGGTCAAGGAATAAAGTGGCTGAGAGAGAAATTAAAAAGATTTCAATACTGTTCATAA
- a CDS encoding ABC transporter ATP-binding protein: MSEIAITAQNVSKIYSQGLFRKKYKLVLDNINLEVKKGDRLVIIGESGMGKTTLARILANLDAPSSGDVYWFGTSLKDVNTSEYKHLRKKVQYVHQDPYASLHPSKTIFKIIADPLRECQGLTGKKLEEKVYDLLEMVGLMPPDYFFNKYPHHLSGGGRQRLAIARALTAQPEILIADEPISMIDMSLRAAIIKLLKDLNDKHNITVILILHDIGAARYFTYEKGEIAVLYGGRIVEKGTSKEVITRPIHPYTKVLISSSPIADPELARNREIEQLRSYDPPVRGPETKNCPFSHACNYFVDKCLSVTPELEKVNADHYIACHVFKD; this comes from the coding sequence ATGAGCGAAATTGCCATAACAGCGCAGAATGTAAGTAAAATTTATTCTCAAGGATTATTTAGAAAAAAATACAAATTAGTACTTGACAATATAAATTTAGAAGTCAAAAAAGGTGACAGATTAGTTATTATTGGCGAAAGTGGTATGGGGAAGACTACACTTGCAAGAATATTGGCAAACCTTGATGCACCGTCATCTGGTGATGTATACTGGTTTGGAACAAGTTTAAAAGATGTGAATACAAGTGAGTACAAACATCTAAGAAAAAAAGTTCAGTATGTTCATCAAGACCCCTATGCATCTTTGCATCCATCAAAGACCATTTTTAAGATAATAGCTGACCCGTTAAGAGAGTGTCAGGGTCTTACAGGGAAAAAGTTAGAGGAAAAGGTCTATGATCTTTTAGAGATGGTTGGGCTGATGCCACCTGACTATTTTTTTAATAAATATCCACACCATTTATCTGGTGGTGGACGCCAGCGACTTGCAATTGCACGTGCGTTGACTGCACAGCCTGAGATACTAATTGCTGATGAACCTATAAGTATGATTGACATGTCGCTAAGGGCTGCAATAATAAAGTTATTAAAAGACCTAAATGACAAACATAATATTACTGTCATACTCATTTTACATGATATTGGAGCAGCAAGGTATTTTACTTATGAAAAGGGTGAGATTGCAGTTTTATATGGTGGCAGAATTGTTGAAAAAGGAACAAGTAAAGAGGTGATAACAAGACCTATTCATCCTTATACAAAAGTACTTATTAGTTCAAGCCCTATTGCAGATCCAGAGCTGGCAAGAAACAGAGAGATCGAACAGCTAAGGTCGTACGACCCACCAGTAAGGGGACCGGAGACAAAAAACTGTCCATTTTCACATGCATGTAACTATTTTGTTGATAAATGTTTGAGCGTCACACCTGAACTTGAGAAGGTAAATGCAGACCATTATATTGCTTGCCATGTTTTTAAAGATTAG